Proteins from one Amycolatopsis benzoatilytica AK 16/65 genomic window:
- a CDS encoding glycosyltransferase, translated as MNPRAHVVIPAHNEERTLPRLLRALAAGASPGELEIVVVASACTDRTAAVAEAAGVTVFETADPGKVTALRLGDEVLTGFPRLYVDADVVLSVNAVRALVAALDTPDIVMATPLPQLELDGVGPIAARAHRAWAHLPSVRRSGVGSGVYALDRRGHALAFPLPDVLADDAWVHRVIPAAQKTVVAEARAAVWPAATVRALVRRRARVRLGNRQLDRLGRPAAAGDSTGPRTLARLVRGGTVSAADAACFTVVVLADRAIAWFRRIRGNESEWSTDNTTRPSTEPELRAQ; from the coding sequence CCCCCGTGCCCATGTGGTCATTCCCGCGCATAACGAAGAGCGGACGCTGCCCCGGTTGCTGCGTGCGCTTGCCGCCGGTGCTTCGCCAGGCGAGCTGGAGATTGTCGTCGTGGCCAGCGCGTGCACCGACCGTACCGCTGCGGTAGCCGAGGCGGCCGGGGTCACCGTGTTCGAGACTGCCGACCCGGGCAAAGTCACCGCGCTCCGGCTCGGCGACGAGGTCCTGACCGGCTTCCCTCGGCTGTACGTCGACGCCGACGTGGTGCTGTCGGTCAACGCAGTGCGCGCCCTCGTCGCGGCGCTGGACACGCCGGACATCGTCATGGCGACGCCGCTTCCGCAGCTCGAACTCGACGGCGTCGGGCCGATCGCCGCACGCGCACACCGCGCCTGGGCACACCTGCCGTCGGTGCGGCGATCAGGCGTCGGCTCCGGTGTTTACGCACTCGACCGGCGCGGGCACGCCCTGGCGTTTCCGCTCCCGGACGTCCTGGCCGACGACGCCTGGGTCCATCGGGTGATTCCCGCCGCGCAGAAAACGGTGGTGGCCGAAGCCCGCGCCGCGGTGTGGCCGGCCGCCACGGTGCGCGCGCTGGTACGCCGCCGAGCCCGGGTCCGCCTCGGGAATCGGCAACTGGACCGGCTGGGACGCCCGGCAGCGGCCGGCGACAGCACCGGGCCGCGCACGCTGGCACGCCTGGTTCGAGGCGGCACCGTTTCCGCTGCCGACGCCGCGTGTTTCACCGTCGTCGTACTCGCCGATCGCGCGATCGCATGGTTTCGCCGCATTCGCGGGAACGAATCGGAATGGTCCACCGATAACACCACCAGACCTTCTACGGAACCCGAACTCCGCGCCCAGTGA